The following proteins are co-located in the Xyrauchen texanus isolate HMW12.3.18 chromosome 43, RBS_HiC_50CHRs, whole genome shotgun sequence genome:
- the LOC127635763 gene encoding carbonic anhydrase 4-like, whose amino-acid sequence GNHMQVSGGGLPGTYRTIQLHFHWGSASSNGSLEHTLDNMRFPMEMDIVIVNIKSTHPNLTFALEDATGLAVLGVFIDVRHRVFLHNENFQPIASVLPSVTYKGQMKSIRPFPLIDLLPQNNLSQCSRYHGSLTMPPYSQVVLWTVYKVPIFISCTEFEQFVIGIYSTEEDADEKVLLHDNYRHIHPTYSRTMYASKDAKLLITREETPLIFQLLFSIWTLQH is encoded by the exons GGTAACCATATGCAGGTGAGTGGCGGAGGACTTCCTGGAACTTATCGCACCATCCAGTTACATTTCCACTGGGGAAGTGCCTCCTCCAATGGATCCTTGGAACACACCTTGGACAACATGAGGTTTCCTATGGAG ATGGACATAGTCATAGTCAACATTAAATCCACACATCCAAACTTGACGTTTGCACTGGAGGATGCAACTGGCCTTGCTGTGCTTGGAGTCTTCATTGATGTAAGGCATAGG GTGTTTTTGCACAATGAAAACTTCCAGCCCATCGCAAGTGTACTTCCTTCTGTCACCTACAAGG GACAAATGAAATCGATCAGACCATTTCCTCTTATTGATCTGTTACCTCAGAACAACTTGTCGCAGTGTTCCCGTTATCATGGCAGTCTCACAATGCCACCCTATTCACAGGTGGTTTTGTGGACCGTGTATAAAGTTCCCATTTTTATTTCGTGTACTGAG TTTGAACAGTTTGTGATTGGAATATATTCCACGGAAGAGGATGCAGATGAAAAAGTTCTTCTGCACGACAACTACAGACACATCCACCCAACCTACAGTCGGACCATGTACGCTTCCAAAGATGCCAAGCTACTCATCACAAGAGAGGAAACGCCATTGATATTTCAGCTTCTTTTCAGCATCTGGACCTTGCAGCACTAA